One genomic window of Dunckerocampus dactyliophorus isolate RoL2022-P2 chromosome 7, RoL_Ddac_1.1, whole genome shotgun sequence includes the following:
- the lim2.5 gene encoding lens intrinsic membrane protein 2.5: MMYSFMGGGLFCAIVGNILLVVSTATDYWIQYRLSGSFAHQGLWRYCMSGKCYMQTDSIAYWNATRAFMILSAMSCFAGIIAGILSFAHFSAFERFNRSFAAGIMFFVSTLFVLLAMAIYTGVTVNFLGKRFGDWRFSWSYILGWVALLMTFFAGIFYMCAYRMHECRRVAGPR; this comes from the exons ATGATGTACAGCTTCATGGGAGGGGGGCTGTTTTGCGCCATCGTGGGGAACATCTTGCTGGTGGTCTCCACAGCAACCGACTACTGGATCCAGTACCGCCTGTCAGGCAGCTTCGCCCACCAGGGACTGTGGAGGTACTGCATGTCGGGCAAGTGCTACATGCAGACCGACAGCATCG cCTACTGGAACGCCACGCGTGCCTTCATGATCCTGTCGGCCATGTCCTGCTTCGCCGGCATCATCGCAGGGATCCTGTCCTTCGCACACTTCTCTGCCTTCGAAAGGTTCAACCGCTCCTTCGCTGCTGGGATCATGTTCTTTGTTTCGA CTCTCTTTGTTCTGCTTGCGATGGCCATCTACACCGGCGTGACCGTCAACTTCCTGGGCAAGCGCTTTGGTGACTGGCGCTTCTCCTGGTCCTACATACTGGGCTGGGTGGCGCTGCTCATGACCTTCTTTGCAG GTATATTCTACATGTGCGCCTACAGGATGCatgagtgcagaagagtggcTGGCCCACGTTGA